In Archangium violaceum, the following are encoded in one genomic region:
- a CDS encoding TonB-dependent receptor yields the protein MRQTPGVLLALLVGSVSQAGELSTSSGAPLTFESSELHDWAGTWGGEPLRALMVLPGVSHIVSGASLPVVRGSAPSSTGIYLDGVRVPQLYHLWVGPSAISPELVSGFDFHRGPPPARFGRELGGTVEARLLEPSTDTVRAVGSIDLFNVGVLTQVPIADTGTELTLSGRFAYTPWIAASVINGLRDSPGPDLVLGLFDYQARITQSVGRGSLRLFALGSSDDAGLRGTGTIVRLGTAFHRVDLRLTHPLGAGEAEAAVTYGHDTLGANGGGDASRVTVGLSERTLGARVAWRASLSERLAVETGADVERRLADIDQSTTFRPGEAGDPSRPTITTGVLQSLARATFAGAYAQATWTRDRWQLTPGVRVDGYLLAPALSQMVVEPRLHARAMLSETVALRLGAGLMHQPPAHLIDAPGVEAAALRLGMQRALQVEAGADVRGPAGFTFGADVFALPLLRTVELDVLSFDMLADDPVERGRTRTAEGYGYGVELLARRAISDRWSLLASYTFQRRTLRTTVERRNDAGQVVGTEQVPLASSLEQAHVFNTAVTVKLPWGLTVGTTLHYNTGMPEAGNLLFSYTQREGVDPEKGTSRWIPEDRDRVTRLPGYFRVDGRVSKTGTLGPLAVEAWLDVFNVALAKETFRYSYGREKGQLVRKPFGLPPVTLPSLGVRARY from the coding sequence GTGCGTCAGACGCCAGGAGTCCTGCTAGCGCTCCTCGTGGGCTCTGTCTCCCAGGCCGGGGAGCTGTCCACGAGCAGCGGTGCCCCCCTCACCTTCGAATCCTCCGAGTTGCACGATTGGGCGGGCACCTGGGGAGGCGAGCCGTTGCGCGCCCTCATGGTGTTGCCGGGGGTGAGTCACATCGTCTCGGGCGCGAGCCTGCCCGTGGTGCGCGGTTCTGCCCCATCGTCCACGGGCATCTACCTGGACGGCGTGCGAGTGCCCCAACTCTATCACTTGTGGGTGGGCCCCTCGGCCATCAGCCCCGAGCTCGTCTCCGGCTTCGACTTCCACCGGGGACCCCCTCCGGCGCGCTTCGGTCGAGAGCTGGGTGGCACCGTGGAGGCCCGGCTCCTCGAGCCGAGCACCGACACGGTACGCGCCGTTGGCTCCATCGACCTGTTCAACGTCGGCGTGCTCACCCAGGTACCCATCGCCGACACGGGCACCGAGCTCACCCTCTCCGGCCGCTTCGCCTATACCCCATGGATCGCCGCCTCGGTCATCAACGGCCTGCGAGACTCACCGGGCCCGGATCTGGTGCTCGGCCTCTTCGACTACCAGGCGCGCATCACCCAGTCCGTGGGCCGGGGCTCGCTGCGCCTGTTCGCCCTGGGAAGCTCGGATGACGCGGGCCTGCGCGGTACGGGGACGATCGTCCGGTTGGGCACCGCCTTCCACCGCGTGGATCTCCGCCTCACGCATCCACTGGGCGCGGGCGAGGCCGAGGCCGCCGTCACCTACGGCCACGACACCCTGGGCGCCAACGGTGGAGGCGATGCATCGCGAGTCACCGTGGGGCTCTCGGAGCGCACGCTCGGAGCGAGGGTGGCGTGGCGTGCCTCCCTGTCGGAGCGGCTCGCGGTGGAGACGGGCGCGGACGTGGAGCGCCGGCTCGCGGACATCGACCAATCCACCACCTTTCGCCCTGGCGAGGCCGGGGACCCCTCCCGTCCCACCATCACCACGGGCGTCCTCCAATCCCTCGCCCGAGCCACGTTCGCGGGCGCGTACGCGCAGGCCACGTGGACACGGGACAGGTGGCAGCTCACTCCGGGCGTGCGCGTGGATGGCTACCTGCTGGCACCCGCGCTGAGCCAGATGGTCGTCGAGCCCCGGCTGCACGCACGGGCGATGCTCTCGGAGACGGTGGCGCTGCGGCTGGGCGCGGGACTCATGCACCAGCCACCGGCCCACCTCATCGACGCGCCGGGCGTGGAGGCGGCGGCGCTGCGCCTCGGCATGCAGAGAGCCCTCCAGGTGGAGGCGGGCGCGGACGTGCGAGGCCCCGCGGGCTTCACCTTCGGCGCGGACGTGTTCGCCCTCCCGCTGCTGCGCACGGTGGAGCTGGACGTACTGTCCTTCGACATGCTCGCGGATGACCCGGTGGAGCGCGGGCGGACGCGCACGGCGGAGGGGTACGGCTACGGCGTGGAGCTCCTGGCCCGGCGAGCGATCTCCGACCGCTGGTCGCTCCTCGCTTCCTACACCTTCCAGCGGCGCACGCTGCGAACGACCGTGGAGCGCCGGAACGACGCGGGACAGGTGGTGGGCACGGAGCAGGTGCCGCTCGCCTCGTCGCTCGAGCAGGCGCACGTCTTCAACACGGCCGTCACGGTGAAGCTGCCGTGGGGCCTCACGGTGGGCACCACGCTGCACTACAACACGGGGATGCCCGAGGCGGGGAACCTCCTCTTCTCGTACACGCAGCGCGAGGGAGTGGATCCGGAGAAGGGCACGTCGCGCTGGATTCCGGAGGACCGGGACCGGGTGACGCGCCTGCCGGGCTACTTCCGGGTGGATGGCCGGGTATCCAAGACGGGCACGCTGGGGCCGTTGGCGGTGGAGGCGTGGCTGGATGTCTTCAACGTCGCCCTGGCGAAGGAGACGTTCCGCTACTCCTACGGGCGCGAGAAGGGCCAACTGGTGCGCAAGCCGTTCGGCCTTCCGCCCGTGACGTTGCCGTCGTTGGGAGTCCGGGCGCGTTACTGA
- a CDS encoding ADYC domain-containing protein, whose product MATVGVVACGGEAPVLPEESAGETGAALGVSNGSNLNGSNLNGSDLNGSDLNGSDLNGDELNGIARMLVSVNYAGAWLGGWNEPAPGRGHGWKEGRLDAVWLEGSVLHGRYLGRSVSGTQFAHAWFTGNLGNGGKVELRVDGITPGTGAEQDVWKYRVSYREPKDGHWYPICKDASGQPADAIAVAGRWDYRKELPGVGGAKYEDPNTFTFACEGAAIAKCIHIGYKPWASVGGVSLAAHHQACTRLIRADYCGDGTSHTVNGQWVNIYDALNVQVDTEGWGLEAEWDTEGARCFTDHNRAHAPVSCPGAAVKPQCGTADAFSTGTLLQSETP is encoded by the coding sequence TCTGCCGGTGAGACGGGCGCGGCGTTGGGCGTGAGCAATGGCTCGAACCTGAACGGGTCCAACCTGAATGGCTCGGACCTGAACGGCTCGGACTTGAATGGCTCGGACCTGAACGGGGATGAGCTCAATGGCATCGCCCGGATGCTGGTGTCGGTGAACTACGCGGGAGCGTGGCTCGGTGGCTGGAACGAGCCGGCCCCCGGGCGTGGCCACGGGTGGAAGGAAGGCCGGCTCGACGCCGTGTGGCTGGAGGGCTCGGTGTTGCACGGCCGGTACCTGGGGAGGAGCGTGTCCGGAACGCAGTTCGCGCACGCGTGGTTCACGGGCAACCTGGGCAATGGCGGCAAGGTGGAGCTGCGCGTGGACGGCATCACCCCGGGCACGGGCGCGGAGCAGGACGTGTGGAAGTACCGGGTGTCCTATCGAGAGCCGAAGGACGGCCACTGGTACCCCATCTGCAAGGACGCGAGCGGACAGCCGGCGGACGCCATCGCGGTGGCGGGGCGCTGGGACTACCGGAAGGAGCTGCCGGGCGTGGGGGGCGCGAAGTACGAAGACCCGAACACCTTCACCTTCGCGTGCGAGGGCGCGGCCATCGCGAAGTGCATCCACATTGGCTACAAGCCGTGGGCGAGCGTCGGGGGCGTGAGCCTGGCGGCGCACCACCAGGCGTGCACGCGGCTCATCCGCGCGGACTACTGCGGCGATGGCACTTCGCACACGGTGAACGGGCAGTGGGTGAACATCTACGACGCGCTGAACGTGCAGGTGGACACCGAGGGTTGGGGGCTGGAGGCGGAGTGGGACACGGAGGGGGCGCGCTGCTTCACGGACCACAACCGCGCGCACGCGCCGGTGTCGTGCCCTGGGGCCGCGGTGAAGCCGCAGTGCGGCACGGCGGACGCCTTCTCAACCGGCACGCTGCTTCAGAGCGAAACGCCGTAG